GCAAAAGCCAGACCAGTTAACAGTGAAATTGTGTTATATGTTAGCCCGTTAATACTAAACAAACAGGTCAGAAATGAGTTTTAAAGTTGATTTTAAAGTCCGAGACTACGAGTGTGACTTACAAGGTATCGTGAATAACAGTGTATATTTTAATTATTTAGAGCATGCAAGACATGAGTTTTTATTAGCGAATAACGTTGACTTTGCTGCACTTGCAGAGCAAAAAATAAACTTAGTCGTTATTCGTAGTGAAATGAATTATCGAGGCTCACTACGACCAGGCGATGAATTTTACGTAGAAGTTGCGCTTGAGCGCGAGAGCAAAGTTAAATTTGCCTTTAAACAAAAAGTAATCAGAGCGTATGACAATAAACTGATGTTAGATGCTATTGTCACCGGCACGTCACTCAACGAGCGTGGTAGGCCGTTTTTACCTGAGGCTATTACTCATTTATTTGAAGAGCAGCAATTTGTGAAATAGTTGGTGTTAAAACATTCAGGTAAGACAATTTTACAGAATTTTACTGCAATTTTTGCGTCTTGAAACGTTATAATAAAGTCAGGGCATAAAATAGATGGTTTACCATGAAATTCATCAGCATAATCGGCGCAATAATGGCGCTCAGTGGATGTATATCGACAGGGAAGGTAGACACGGAAGCGCTTAAGTATTCCGCTTGGCAGTTACAGAGTATCAACGGCCAAAATATTGCGCAGTTACAATCAGACGTCAGACTTGGTGAAAAGCCTATTGATATTCGCTTTATTGATGCGCTGCAAGTCAATGGTTTTGCGGGTTGTAATCGCTTTTTTGGTGAAGGCGAAATTGTCGAAGGGCAGCTAAAAGTTAAAAACTTAGGCATGACGCGTAAGTACTGTGGTGAAGAAATCGCTCAGGTTGAGTCGCAGCTTATTAACCAATTACAAATTGGTGTCTTGCTTGAAGTGAATGCTAATAAGTTGACCTTGAAAGGAAAACCTCAGTTTAGTTTTATTAAACAATAAGCTGAAAATAAGAATTCCAGTGTCAGTGCTTGCGAGCTTTCGTGTTAGCAAGTAGACTGGCGCTAATTCGTTACTTGTCGGAGTGCCTTGAGTTTTTGCAACAAATTTGTTGCAGATAGTCGGGCTGAGATCGCATTTTGCGGGATCCGTGGACCTGATCAGGTTAATGCCTGCGTAGGGAACAAGACAGCAAACGTGCTGCGTTTGTCTGTAGCAATAGTGGTTTATTGCTATCCACCTTACCCGAGGACTATCCTCGTCTCTCTCCTTTTGGAGATCTGACAAGACACCTTTGTATGAAAATAAGAGGGACGTCATGTCAAACAATAGTAGCAAGCTAAGTCGTCGTGAAGCGCGAGCAGCCGCGGCAGAATTTATCCATAATCTTAAAGGCCAACCTTTTCCAAACTCACATAAAGTTTATGTGGAGGGCGAACAAACAGGCGTACGCGTTGGTATGCGTGAAATCACGCTAAGTGATTCGTTTGTTGGTGGCACCGAAGAAAATCCGGTATTTGAATCAAACGACCCTATTCGTGTTTATGATACTTCAGGTCCATACACAGACCCTGAAGTACCGGTTGACGTTCGTGCTGGTCTTCCTAAATTTAGAGCGCAGTGGATAGTTGAGCGCGATGATACCGAAATGCTAGAGTCGGTGACGTCACAGTTTTCCCAGCAGCGTATGGCGGATGAAGGACTTGATCATATTCGCTTTGAACATTTACCTAAAATTCGCCGTGCCAAGGCGGGTAAAAATGTCACACAAATGCACTACGCCCGCCAAGGCATAGTGACACCTGAAATGGAATATGTGGCGATCCGTGAAAATATGGGACGCGCTAAGTTGCGTGAAGAATTGCTGGCGCAGCAACACAAAGGCCAATCGTTTGGAGCCAGTATTCCTGAGTTTATTACGCCTGAATTTGTCCGTGATGAAATTGCTCGTGGTCGTGCTGTACTGCCAAACAATATCAATCACCCTGAGACTGAGCCGATGATCATTGGACGTAACTTCTTAGTAAAAGTTAACGCCAATATTGGTAACTCATCAGTGACCTCCTCTATCGAAGAAGAAGTAGAAAAAATGGTATGGTCGACCCGTTGGGGTGCAGATACCGTAATGGATCTGTCGACAGGGCGCTACATTCATGAAACTCGCGAGTGGGTGGTACGTAACTCTCCCGTGCCAATCGGTACGGTTCCAATCTATCAGGCACTAGAAAAAGTCAATGGCGTTGCCGAAGACCTTACGTGGGAGATCTTCCGCGATACCTTGATTGAGCAAGCTGAGCAAGGCGTGGATTACTTTACTATCCACGCGGGAGTACTACTGCGTTACGTGCCGATGACGGCAAAACGCGTGACCGGTATTGTGTCTCGCGGTGGTTCAATTATGGCGAAGTGGTGTTTAGCGCATCACAAAGAAAACTTCCTCTATACGCACTTTGAAGAAATCTGTGAAATCTTAAAACAGTATGATGTTTGTTTCTCATTGGGTGATGGTTTGCGTCCGGGTTCTATTGCCGATGCCAATGATGAAGCGCAATTTAGCGAACTGCGTACCCTTGGTGAGTTAACCAAGCTTGCGTGGAAACACGATGTTCAGGTCTTTATTGAAGGCCCAGGACATGTGCCGATGCATATGATCAAAGAGAATATGGAAGAGCAGCTAAAGCACTGCGATGAAGCACCGTTTTACACGCTTGGCCCACTCACTACCGATATCGCTCCGGGCTATGATCACTTTACTTCAGGGATTGGTGCGGCGCAAATTGCTTGGTATGGCTGTGCGATGCTGTGCTATGTGACACCAAAAGAACACTTAGGCTTACCGAATAAAGAAGATGTAAAAGAAGGCCTGATCACCTACAAAATAGCGGCGCATGCAGCGGATCTGGCGAAAGGCCACCCGGGCGCTCAAGTTCGTGACAATGCGCTGTCTAAAGCGCGCTTTGAGTTTCGCTGGCACGACCAATTTAATCTCGGTCTAGATCCAGAGCGTGCTCGAGAATATCACGATGAGACCTTGCCGCAAGAGTCGGGCAAAGTCGCTCACTTCTGCTCTATGTGTGGTCCAAAATTCTGCTCAATGAAGATCACTCAGGATGTGCGTGACTATGCAAAAGAATTAGAAGCGCGAGGTATTGATCCTAATAATGTAGGTGAAGAGATCAGCATTAAAATGGTGGATGTTGAAGCCGAGATGAAAGCAAAATCAGAAGAGTTTAAGCAGTCGGGCTCTGAGCTTTACCACAAAGCGATATAACCTAACCCATCATAGCCACCTTGATGCCTGTCGGGTGGCTAACTTTAGGAGTGTAGCTATGTCTACTCAAGCACGTGTTGCTATCTTGGGTTTTGGCTTAACAGGGCGTATCGCTGCATTGATGCTCGCTGAGCGTTATCAAATCAGCGTATTTGAACAAGCAAAGCAAGGTACTGAGAGCTCAGCAGGTAGTGTGGCGGCGGCCATGTTAGCGCCGTTGGCTGAGTCTGTGATATGCGATGAGGCGTTGGCACTGCAGGGGCTGGAGTCCATGAAACTCTGGCCACAATTACTGGCTAAACTGGAAAGCTCAGTATTTTTCCAGCAGCAAGGCTCCCTTATTGTGGCGCATGGCCAAGACCGTGGTGATTTAGTGAGTTTTCAGCAGCGCTTAAAGCCGTTACAAGATCATAGCGCGGAAGTGGTGAATGGTGCTCGGATCGCGCAATTGGAACCAGAACTTGGTGGTGTGTTCCATCAAGGTTTGTATTTACCTTGCGAAGGCCAGCTTGATAATCAGGCGTTTTATCAAAGTAGTACGGCAACATTGATGAAGCAAGGGGTAGAGATTAACTACGCTGTCCATTGTGATGAAGCGAAAAAGGCGCAGCTTAGTCAAGCGTATGATTGGGTGATTGACTGTCGCGGTCTTGGCGCGAAAGCCACGTGTAATGGGCTTCGTGGCGTGCGCGGCGAAGTGGCGAGAATTTATGCCCCAGAAGTGACCTTGACCCGACCTGTGCGCTTGATGCACCCAAGATACCCCATTTACATTGCGCCAAAACCAGATCATCAGTTTGTTATTGGTGCGACGGAAATTGAGTCGCAAGATAATGATGAGATAACGGTACGTTCTACACTCGAATTACTCTCTGCTGCTTATTCGGTTCATCGTGGGTTTGCCGAAGCGCGAGTATTGTCTTTATTAGCAGGACTTAGACCTGCGTTTAAAGATAATCACCCCAAAATTGAACAGCAAGGTAATGTGATCAGTATCAATGGCCTATATAGACACGGTTATTTGCTAGCACCGCTTATCGTGAAACAAGCACTATCTAAGGAGTTATTATGAAAGTCGAATTTAATGGCGAAACGATTAATATCAACCGCGAGCAAAATATTCAGGAATTTATTGAAGCCAGAGGTGCCAAACCGCCTTTTGCCGTCGCGCTTAATGGTACTTTTGTTTCCCGTACGGAGCTGCCAAGCGTGACATTGAGCGACGGTGATAAGATTGAGCTTTTATCACCAATTCAAGGGGGATAAACATGCAGTCTATGACTGATACTAAGCTCACTATTTATGGTGAACAATTTACTAGCCGCATGCTAATTGGCTCGGCACTTTATCCTTCTCCAGAGGTAATGCAGGGGGCTATCGCCACCTCGGGTGCTGAAATTGTTACTGTGTCGCTGAGACGCCAGCAAACTAAGCAGGCGGGTGATGACTTTTGGTCGCTTATCAAAGAGATGGAACTACGAGTCTTACCAAACACAGCTGGTTGTCATAGCGTAAAAGAAGCGGTGACTTTGGCGCAGATGTGCCGGGAAGTGTTTGCCACTGATTGGATTAAACTTGAACTTATTGGCGATGAATATAACTTGCAGCCAGACCCAATTGCATTGCTCGAAGCCACCGAAATCTTGATAAAAGAAGGGTTTAAAGTATTGCCTTACTGCACTGATGATTTGGTGCTATGTCAGCGTTTGGATGCGCTTGGATGTGAAGTTTTAATGCCATGGGGCGCGCCAATTGGTACGGGAAAAGGGCTGTTAAATCCATATAACCTACAAACCATTCGCACACGTTTGCCCCATCAAACCTTGATTGTGGACGCGGGACTCGGCTTGCCGTCTCATGCTTGCCAAGCACTTGAGCTAGGTTATGATGCCGTACTATTAAATTCGGCAGTGGCAGGGGCGGGTTGTCCTATCACCATGGCAAAAGCGTTTGAAGCCAGCACGGTTGCAGGGCGCCTGTCTTATTTGGCAAAAGCAATGCCACAAAAAGAGGTGGCATCACCTTCTACGCCAACCTTAGGCATGCCTTTTTGGCACGCAAACTAACTTGAATTGCGGATAACTA
This genomic interval from Pseudoalteromonas galatheae contains the following:
- a CDS encoding acyl-CoA thioesterase yields the protein MSFKVDFKVRDYECDLQGIVNNSVYFNYLEHARHEFLLANNVDFAALAEQKINLVVIRSEMNYRGSLRPGDEFYVEVALERESKVKFAFKQKVIRAYDNKLMLDAIVTGTSLNERGRPFLPEAITHLFEEQQFVK
- a CDS encoding META domain-containing protein, encoding MKFISIIGAIMALSGCISTGKVDTEALKYSAWQLQSINGQNIAQLQSDVRLGEKPIDIRFIDALQVNGFAGCNRFFGEGEIVEGQLKVKNLGMTRKYCGEEIAQVESQLINQLQIGVLLEVNANKLTLKGKPQFSFIKQ
- the thiC gene encoding phosphomethylpyrimidine synthase ThiC, whose amino-acid sequence is MSNNSSKLSRREARAAAAEFIHNLKGQPFPNSHKVYVEGEQTGVRVGMREITLSDSFVGGTEENPVFESNDPIRVYDTSGPYTDPEVPVDVRAGLPKFRAQWIVERDDTEMLESVTSQFSQQRMADEGLDHIRFEHLPKIRRAKAGKNVTQMHYARQGIVTPEMEYVAIRENMGRAKLREELLAQQHKGQSFGASIPEFITPEFVRDEIARGRAVLPNNINHPETEPMIIGRNFLVKVNANIGNSSVTSSIEEEVEKMVWSTRWGADTVMDLSTGRYIHETREWVVRNSPVPIGTVPIYQALEKVNGVAEDLTWEIFRDTLIEQAEQGVDYFTIHAGVLLRYVPMTAKRVTGIVSRGGSIMAKWCLAHHKENFLYTHFEEICEILKQYDVCFSLGDGLRPGSIADANDEAQFSELRTLGELTKLAWKHDVQVFIEGPGHVPMHMIKENMEEQLKHCDEAPFYTLGPLTTDIAPGYDHFTSGIGAAQIAWYGCAMLCYVTPKEHLGLPNKEDVKEGLITYKIAAHAADLAKGHPGAQVRDNALSKARFEFRWHDQFNLGLDPERAREYHDETLPQESGKVAHFCSMCGPKFCSMKITQDVRDYAKELEARGIDPNNVGEEISIKMVDVEAEMKAKSEEFKQSGSELYHKAI
- a CDS encoding FAD-dependent oxidoreductase, which codes for MSTQARVAILGFGLTGRIAALMLAERYQISVFEQAKQGTESSAGSVAAAMLAPLAESVICDEALALQGLESMKLWPQLLAKLESSVFFQQQGSLIVAHGQDRGDLVSFQQRLKPLQDHSAEVVNGARIAQLEPELGGVFHQGLYLPCEGQLDNQAFYQSSTATLMKQGVEINYAVHCDEAKKAQLSQAYDWVIDCRGLGAKATCNGLRGVRGEVARIYAPEVTLTRPVRLMHPRYPIYIAPKPDHQFVIGATEIESQDNDEITVRSTLELLSAAYSVHRGFAEARVLSLLAGLRPAFKDNHPKIEQQGNVISINGLYRHGYLLAPLIVKQALSKELL
- the thiS gene encoding sulfur carrier protein ThiS; translation: MKVEFNGETININREQNIQEFIEARGAKPPFAVALNGTFVSRTELPSVTLSDGDKIELLSPIQGG
- a CDS encoding thiazole synthase: MQSMTDTKLTIYGEQFTSRMLIGSALYPSPEVMQGAIATSGAEIVTVSLRRQQTKQAGDDFWSLIKEMELRVLPNTAGCHSVKEAVTLAQMCREVFATDWIKLELIGDEYNLQPDPIALLEATEILIKEGFKVLPYCTDDLVLCQRLDALGCEVLMPWGAPIGTGKGLLNPYNLQTIRTRLPHQTLIVDAGLGLPSHACQALELGYDAVLLNSAVAGAGCPITMAKAFEASTVAGRLSYLAKAMPQKEVASPSTPTLGMPFWHAN